One segment of Natronosalvus halobius DNA contains the following:
- the polX gene encoding DNA polymerase/3'-5' exonuclease PolX has translation MATNAELAARFEEFADLLEADDVEYKPRAYRRAAEAIGAHPAPIADLVNAGNEEAIEDIDGVGDAIGSKIVEYVETGEIEELEELRADLPVDMADLTRVEGVGPKTVGTLYRKLEIQTLDDLEAAAEAGEIREVSGFGTKTEQNILENIPFAREIGERKLLGEARPLADDVLAFLESLEAVERCEVAGSIRRWRETIGDVDVLAATVEAEEVVGSFVSWDSVDDEIESGPAKASVRVGEVRVDLRVVVPEEFGAALQYFTGSKDHNVTLRNYAIDRGLKLNEYGAFDVSDVEDHEVGQRVGERVAGETEEGMYEALGLEWMPPELREDRGEIDAAADGTLPDLLTREDIRGDLHTHTEWSDGNNSIDEMIAAAAEQGYDYYAIADHAEGPGVVGGMGLTDAEILEQVEEIREVGAEADLEVFAGIEANVDAEGEIGLSEDVIDALDVIVASPHSALDQDSDAANERLIRAIENPAVDVLGHPSGRLLNQREGLSIDAAALGEAAAANDTALEVNSNPHRLDLWGNAVQAAIDEGAVIAVNTDAHSPATLEYVRWGVHTARRGWAEPADVINAWELEELREFLH, from the coding sequence ATGGCGACCAACGCCGAACTCGCTGCCCGGTTCGAGGAGTTCGCGGATCTGCTCGAGGCCGACGACGTGGAGTACAAACCGCGGGCCTACCGGCGGGCCGCCGAGGCGATCGGTGCCCACCCCGCGCCAATTGCCGACCTGGTGAACGCGGGGAACGAGGAGGCGATCGAGGACATCGACGGCGTCGGGGACGCCATCGGTTCGAAGATCGTCGAGTACGTCGAAACCGGGGAGATCGAGGAACTGGAGGAGCTACGGGCGGACCTCCCCGTGGACATGGCCGACCTCACCCGCGTCGAGGGCGTCGGCCCGAAGACGGTCGGTACGCTCTACCGCAAACTCGAGATCCAGACGCTCGACGACCTCGAGGCGGCCGCCGAGGCGGGAGAGATCCGTGAAGTGTCGGGATTCGGCACCAAGACCGAACAGAACATCCTCGAGAACATTCCGTTCGCCCGTGAGATCGGCGAGCGGAAACTGCTCGGCGAGGCCCGCCCGCTCGCGGACGACGTGCTCGCGTTCCTGGAGTCGCTCGAGGCGGTCGAGCGCTGCGAGGTCGCCGGCTCGATCCGTCGGTGGCGTGAGACGATCGGCGACGTGGACGTGCTCGCGGCCACCGTCGAGGCCGAGGAGGTCGTCGGTTCGTTCGTCTCCTGGGACTCCGTCGACGACGAGATCGAGTCCGGGCCGGCGAAGGCGAGCGTCCGCGTCGGCGAAGTCCGCGTCGACCTGCGCGTTGTGGTGCCCGAGGAGTTCGGGGCCGCGCTCCAGTACTTCACAGGGAGCAAGGATCACAACGTGACCCTACGGAACTACGCGATCGATCGCGGGCTGAAACTCAACGAGTACGGCGCCTTCGACGTTTCCGACGTCGAAGACCACGAGGTGGGCCAGCGCGTCGGCGAGCGGGTGGCCGGCGAAACCGAGGAGGGGATGTACGAGGCGCTCGGCCTCGAGTGGATGCCTCCGGAACTGCGCGAGGATCGCGGCGAAATCGACGCCGCCGCCGACGGCACCTTGCCGGATCTTCTCACGCGCGAGGATATCCGCGGCGATCTGCACACCCACACCGAGTGGTCCGACGGCAACAACTCGATCGACGAGATGATCGCTGCGGCCGCGGAGCAGGGGTACGACTACTACGCGATCGCGGACCACGCGGAGGGGCCGGGCGTCGTCGGCGGCATGGGACTCACGGACGCCGAGATTCTCGAGCAGGTAGAGGAGATCCGTGAGGTCGGCGCCGAGGCCGACCTCGAGGTGTTCGCGGGGATCGAAGCCAACGTCGACGCCGAGGGGGAAATCGGCCTCTCCGAGGACGTCATCGACGCCCTGGACGTGATCGTCGCCTCCCCCCACAGTGCGCTCGACCAGGATTCGGACGCGGCGAACGAGCGCCTGATTCGCGCGATCGAGAACCCGGCCGTCGACGTCCTGGGCCACCCGAGCGGCCGCCTGCTCAACCAGCGCGAGGGCCTCTCGATCGACGCGGCCGCGCTGGGCGAGGCCGCCGCGGCGAACGACACCGCCCTCGAGGTCAACAGCAACCCCCACCGACTCGACCTTTGGGGAAACGCCGTCCAGGCCGCGATCGACGAGGGGGCGGTGATCGCTGTCAACACCGACGCGCACAGCCCGGCGACCCTCGAGTACGTCCGCTGGGGGGTCCACACGGCTCGCCGCGGGTGGGCCGAACCCGCGGACGTGATCAACGCCTGGGAGCTCGAGGAGTTGCGCGAGTTCCTGCATTGA
- a CDS encoding DUF5788 family protein, whose protein sequence is MQDYERKQLLERVNRDGATIGADIPEEITIQDESIDLRQFVFEIKRRETVPAGERERVEQAKRNLRRERVERLELIEEGDISREEGEELVRSIVGIDRALNALENLGPTDLEREQQAQNTADKKRWMSFLKKALGRDTDAGTRRGR, encoded by the coding sequence GTGCAAGACTACGAGCGAAAACAGTTGCTCGAGCGCGTCAACCGGGATGGCGCGACGATCGGCGCGGACATTCCCGAGGAGATCACGATCCAGGACGAGTCGATCGATCTCCGGCAGTTCGTCTTCGAGATCAAGCGCCGGGAGACGGTGCCGGCGGGCGAACGCGAGCGCGTCGAGCAGGCCAAACGAAACCTCAGGCGAGAGCGCGTCGAGCGACTCGAGTTGATCGAAGAGGGCGACATCAGTCGGGAGGAGGGCGAGGAACTCGTCCGATCGATCGTCGGGATCGATCGGGCGCTCAACGCCCTCGAGAACCTCGGGCCGACGGACCTCGAGCGCGAGCAACAGGCACAGAACACGGCGGACAAGAAGCGCTGGATGTCCTTCCTGAAAAAAGCGCTCGGGCGGGACACCGACGCGGGTACGCGGAGGGGTCGCTGA
- a CDS encoding rhomboid family intramembrane serine protease, with the protein MATCDACGKNESMPYNCRHCGGTFCSEHRLPENHDCTGLRNWNDPQGVFDSGFDDSVDSRGKTASSLSDKLPFNMGPGGPLGYFRGNMTYTFLALMWITFLAQWIVLFAAGGSAHRSIFMLSTANPEYVWTWVTSIFAHSPVNIFHIVFNSIVIFFFGPLVERYVGSRKFAILFIVSGVLAGLGQIAISAYQGVPSNVLGASGAALAIMGVLTILNPNLKVYLYFILPVPIWLLAAGTALVSIFFIGGGTAGGGGVAHAAHLVGLVVGLAYGEYIKRTQNVRTANQFQLGGGGPGGPGGPGGPGGPGRRRF; encoded by the coding sequence ATGGCAACGTGTGACGCGTGTGGGAAAAACGAAAGCATGCCGTACAACTGTCGGCACTGCGGGGGGACCTTCTGCAGCGAACACCGCCTGCCGGAGAACCACGACTGTACGGGGTTGCGGAACTGGAACGATCCGCAGGGGGTCTTCGACAGCGGGTTCGACGATAGCGTCGATAGCCGGGGGAAGACGGCCTCAAGTCTGAGCGACAAATTGCCGTTCAACATGGGTCCCGGCGGGCCGCTGGGGTACTTCCGGGGGAACATGACGTACACGTTCCTGGCGCTCATGTGGATCACGTTCCTGGCGCAGTGGATCGTGCTCTTCGCCGCTGGCGGGTCCGCTCACCGTTCGATCTTCATGCTCTCGACTGCGAACCCGGAGTACGTGTGGACGTGGGTGACCTCGATTTTCGCCCACTCGCCGGTCAACATCTTCCACATCGTGTTCAATAGCATCGTGATTTTCTTCTTTGGGCCGCTCGTCGAGCGGTACGTCGGTTCGAGAAAGTTCGCTATCCTGTTCATCGTCAGTGGCGTTCTCGCCGGCCTCGGACAGATCGCAATCTCCGCTTACCAGGGCGTCCCCTCGAACGTGCTCGGAGCCAGCGGCGCCGCCCTCGCGATCATGGGCGTTTTGACGATTCTGAATCCGAATCTCAAGGTCTACCTGTACTTCATCCTCCCCGTGCCGATCTGGCTCCTTGCGGCCGGAACCGCTCTAGTCAGCATCTTCTTCATCGGCGGCGGAACCGCCGGCGGGGGCGGCGTTGCACACGCGGCCCACCTCGTCGGTCTCGTGGTCGGTCTCGCCTACGGCGAGTACATCAAACGGACCCAGAACGTGCGAACGGCGAATCAGTTCCAGCTTGGCGGCGGAGGTCCAGGAGGCCCGGGCGGGCCCGGTGGCCCCGGCGGACCAGGCCGCAGACGGTTCTAA
- a CDS encoding endonuclease V codes for MTRIHRPDLVPDPALSRADMEAMQHEIAREAVFEDDFAFDLEALTNPLAATSTSSVGGSDSESESECDGNRDTESITQPIVAGVDQSFLLDSEPERALSAIVVTQGEEVLERVFAVTPLEIPYVPGLLSFREGGPILEAVETLTTDPDVFLFDGSGRIHFREAGIATHMGVVLDAPSVGVAKSLLCGEATGDLENLAAGTRVPIESNARVETDPGTLLGYAVQTKQYDSPNRYVNPLYVSPGHRVGPESAADLALALSTGYKLPEPVRLADSYADEAKGELD; via the coding sequence ATGACACGCATCCATCGTCCCGACCTCGTCCCCGACCCCGCGCTCTCGAGAGCCGACATGGAAGCCATGCAGCACGAAATCGCGCGCGAGGCCGTCTTCGAGGACGACTTCGCGTTCGACCTCGAAGCGCTGACGAATCCGCTAGCGGCGACCTCGACCTCGAGCGTGGGTGGTAGCGACAGTGAGAGCGAGAGCGAGTGCGATGGCAACCGCGATACCGAGTCGATCACCCAGCCAATCGTCGCCGGCGTCGACCAGTCCTTCCTGCTCGATTCGGAACCCGAACGCGCACTCAGCGCCATCGTCGTCACGCAGGGCGAGGAGGTCCTCGAGCGCGTCTTCGCCGTAACGCCTCTCGAGATCCCCTACGTCCCGGGACTGCTCTCGTTCCGCGAGGGCGGTCCGATCCTCGAGGCGGTCGAGACCCTGACGACCGACCCCGACGTGTTCCTGTTCGACGGCAGCGGTCGAATTCACTTTCGGGAGGCCGGCATCGCGACCCACATGGGCGTCGTCCTGGACGCCCCCAGCGTCGGCGTCGCCAAGAGTCTGCTGTGTGGCGAGGCGACGGGCGACCTCGAGAACCTCGCCGCCGGCACCCGGGTACCGATCGAATCGAACGCGCGCGTCGAGACCGACCCGGGAACGCTCCTGGGGTACGCCGTTCAGACGAAGCAATACGACTCGCCGAACCGCTACGTCAACCCGCTGTACGTCAGTCCTGGCCACCGAGTCGGCCCCGAAAGCGCGGCCGACCTCGCCCTCGCGCTCTCCACGGGTTACAAGCTCCCGGAGCCGGTTCGACTGGCCGACAGTTACGCCGACGAGGCAAAAGGCGAGCTGGACTAG